From the genome of Rhodobacteraceae bacterium Araon29, one region includes:
- a CDS encoding DeoR family transcriptional regulator — translation MSAKKKKRREAIKDIMLERGALSLGALAEILDVSTQTIRRDVDKLCDGGTLKRLHGRVELIPKQLNTPFDLRVSTNWAEKRDIGQAAANLIPDGATIFISIGSTPLCVAQALRHRKGLTVITNNLSAAMALSDERTNRIILPGGELRLPDRDILGAEVLEFFGKYRAEFGVFGVAGVAEDGTLLEFHAAEVQTRQQIRANSQKSILVLDHSKFGRLAPAAGGDIGDIDLVISDRLPKENFPDLHELLQHKLFLTEMNEKN, via the coding sequence ATGTCGGCCAAAAAGAAAAAACGGCGTGAGGCTATAAAAGACATCATGCTTGAGCGTGGCGCGTTATCGTTGGGCGCGTTGGCTGAGATACTAGATGTATCCACACAGACAATCCGGCGGGATGTGGACAAATTATGTGATGGCGGCACCTTAAAGCGCCTACATGGCCGCGTTGAATTAATACCCAAGCAATTAAATACACCCTTTGATCTGCGGGTCTCAACGAATTGGGCGGAGAAGCGTGATATTGGGCAGGCCGCAGCGAATTTGATCCCAGATGGTGCGACAATTTTCATCTCCATTGGGTCAACGCCTCTATGTGTTGCACAGGCTCTGCGCCATAGAAAAGGGCTAACGGTAATCACCAACAATCTCAGTGCAGCGATGGCGCTGAGTGATGAAAGAACCAATCGAATTATCTTGCCAGGTGGTGAATTAAGGCTTCCTGACCGTGATATCCTTGGAGCAGAAGTCCTAGAGTTTTTCGGTAAGTACCGAGCTGAGTTTGGCGTTTTTGGTGTGGCGGGGGTTGCCGAAGACGGAACTTTATTAGAATTTCATGCTGCAGAAGTTCAGACGCGCCAACAAATAAGGGCCAACTCGCAAAAGTCTATTTTAGTCTTAGATCACTCAAAGTTTGGCCGACTTGCACCAGCTGCAGGAGGAGACATTGGCGATATTGATCTAGTTATTTCAGATCGCTTGCCAAAGGAAAACTTTCCAGATCTACACGAGCTTTTACAACACAAGCTATTTTTAACTGAGATGAATGAGAAAAATTGA
- a CDS encoding efflux RND transporter periplasmic adaptor subunit, which yields MKKLYRIFLIFAREAAWIAVAIACVYGGYRGYQYLGENREIVEIQPVARPVALVETMEVALFEQPLPLRSEGFVSPYRQVSVSAQSGGRISNLHPSVIDLGTFSKGEVLVQLDDGSERALLNQTVANVEATQARLVLVEAQLSRTEELRSRGFASQQALDQLLSQKAELSASLNSLIAAQESASIALKSKQIVAPFSGAVLEKLQEVGSVVASGQSIAEIYTNNQMEVIIPVREAEAALIPGMFEDSTAKARVNVGFAGQTYQWDAHVSRVDPALDPRTRTLSVSIGLDDVGKSVLLNPNSPSFGTIPALINAFAKVQIDGIEQQNTYAIPSTAVRSGNQIWVFEPREQDRGTLLSVDVRPTHFDGETTYVIVDEWPVGTRLILTSLSAPTPGMPLRDLTIEGTEMAATDLGD from the coding sequence ATGAAAAAACTATACCGTATTTTCTTAATTTTTGCCCGTGAAGCCGCTTGGATAGCCGTCGCAATTGCTTGCGTTTATGGCGGGTATCGCGGGTACCAGTATCTTGGTGAAAATCGTGAAATAGTTGAAATCCAACCCGTTGCGCGGCCCGTTGCATTGGTTGAAACCATGGAAGTAGCGTTGTTCGAGCAACCTTTGCCCTTAAGATCGGAAGGTTTTGTGAGCCCATACAGACAGGTCAGTGTTTCGGCCCAAAGCGGCGGGCGCATTTCAAACCTACATCCTTCAGTTATCGATCTTGGTACATTTTCAAAAGGCGAAGTTTTGGTGCAACTCGATGATGGATCAGAGCGTGCCTTGCTCAATCAAACCGTCGCAAATGTCGAAGCAACGCAAGCTCGGCTCGTTTTGGTCGAGGCCCAGTTGTCGCGCACTGAAGAGTTGCGGTCTCGTGGCTTTGCCAGCCAACAAGCTCTGGACCAGTTACTTTCACAAAAAGCGGAATTATCCGCTAGCCTAAACTCTCTTATTGCGGCTCAGGAAAGCGCATCTATCGCGCTTAAAAGTAAGCAGATTGTTGCCCCTTTCAGTGGCGCAGTTCTTGAGAAACTGCAAGAGGTTGGAAGCGTTGTTGCGAGTGGTCAGTCGATTGCCGAGATTTATACCAACAACCAGATGGAGGTCATCATTCCAGTGCGCGAAGCAGAAGCCGCACTGATCCCCGGCATGTTTGAAGACAGCACTGCAAAAGCTCGCGTTAATGTTGGGTTTGCAGGGCAAACATACCAATGGGACGCGCATGTCAGCCGCGTTGATCCAGCTCTTGATCCTCGGACCCGTACATTGAGCGTCTCGATAGGACTTGATGATGTTGGTAAGTCAGTTCTGCTAAATCCAAACTCACCCTCTTTTGGAACAATTCCGGCGTTGATTAATGCTTTTGCCAAAGTTCAAATTGACGGCATTGAACAGCAAAACACATATGCAATTCCGTCAACAGCGGTCCGCAGTGGCAATCAAATATGGGTTTTTGAACCACGCGAACAGGACCGTGGTACACTGCTATCGGTTGACGTACGCCCCACCCATTTCGACGGTGAGACAACCTATGTCATCGTCGACGAATGGCCGGTTGGAACGCGCTTGATACTGACCTCGCTCTCGGCGCCGACACCGGGCATGCCTCTGCGTGATCTGACAATCGAAGGCACCGAAATGGCAGCTACGGATCTGGGGGATTAA
- a CDS encoding TIM barrel protein, protein MTLSMIGAAVTLRNIDHVFPWLCEQSRPIEIQDFTPPNLSEGSLADIVATYRPMLKSHRGARGLHGPFFGLDLGNLEKAFQQLISKRFLTALEICEQLSCEFMVIHSPFNDWMKLNGRQYPQVKPGTITAMADILEAPLQRAANIGCTLVLENSDDTDPMMRMDAICEIDHPNLKLSVDTGHAYLSHCNYKAPPVVDFIAAAENCLAHMHLQDCDGYADRHWLPGEGSITWPAVMDALKASASTPHLIVEVRTNMHRLPRAVAQLERLAN, encoded by the coding sequence ATGACGCTATCAATGATTGGAGCAGCGGTAACACTGCGCAATATAGACCATGTCTTTCCTTGGCTCTGCGAACAAAGTAGACCTATCGAAATTCAGGATTTCACACCGCCAAATTTATCCGAAGGCTCGCTAGCCGACATCGTGGCTACATATCGCCCTATGCTGAAATCACACAGGGGTGCACGAGGCTTGCACGGCCCTTTTTTTGGCTTGGATCTTGGCAATTTGGAAAAAGCTTTCCAACAGCTGATTTCAAAACGCTTTCTCACCGCCCTAGAAATTTGCGAACAACTGTCATGCGAATTTATGGTGATCCATAGCCCTTTCAACGACTGGATGAAGTTAAATGGGCGGCAATACCCGCAAGTAAAGCCAGGTACAATTACGGCAATGGCTGATATCCTTGAAGCGCCTTTACAGCGTGCCGCAAATATTGGGTGTACGCTAGTTTTGGAAAACAGTGATGATACTGACCCGATGATGCGAATGGACGCAATTTGTGAAATTGACCATCCAAATTTAAAGCTCTCTGTTGATACCGGTCACGCGTATCTTTCGCATTGTAATTACAAAGCACCTCCAGTGGTTGATTTCATTGCCGCCGCCGAGAACTGTTTAGCGCATATGCATCTGCAAGACTGTGATGGGTATGCAGACCGTCATTGGCTTCCTGGGGAAGGGTCAATCACCTGGCCAGCCGTAATGGATGCATTGAAGGCGAGCGCCTCAACCCCACATTTGATTGTTGAAGTGCGCACTAACATGCATCGGTTGCCGAGAGCAGTGGCACAGCTTGAACGCTTGGCGAATTAG
- a CDS encoding phosphodiesterase, translated as MTQVLQISDTHLVQEGALVSGTLDTTSPLQRLVMRITELQEEVGALDAIIVSGDLSDDGSEKSYELFKSILSPLNLPIFAVPGNHDQRAPFRTAFFKSGYLPKSGKLNWHQALEPLQLIGLDTLIEGEGGGALDSETLDFLDAQLRKIQGSPVIVMFHHPPFNTGITFMDSIGLNSGGERLQEILTSFSGDLIVVCGHIHRNISTQIGGHAVMTAPSVCSSFLYNIHHDAPVGFLKQEGGMLLHRWHEGFKSIRIEATRGDGPFAF; from the coding sequence ATGACTCAAGTATTACAAATATCAGATACTCACCTGGTGCAAGAAGGCGCTCTGGTTTCGGGCACTTTAGACACAACAAGCCCATTGCAGCGTTTGGTCATGCGGATTACAGAACTACAAGAGGAAGTCGGAGCCCTCGATGCCATTATTGTGAGCGGCGACCTCAGCGATGACGGTAGTGAAAAAAGCTACGAACTTTTCAAATCCATTTTAAGCCCTTTAAATCTTCCGATTTTCGCCGTTCCAGGAAACCATGATCAGCGTGCACCCTTTCGCACTGCCTTTTTTAAATCGGGATATCTGCCCAAATCAGGTAAGTTAAATTGGCATCAGGCACTGGAACCACTTCAGCTAATTGGGCTAGATACTTTGATCGAAGGAGAAGGTGGAGGAGCATTAGATTCTGAAACGCTTGATTTTCTTGATGCACAATTGCGGAAAATCCAGGGGTCTCCGGTAATAGTTATGTTTCATCACCCGCCCTTCAATACAGGCATTACATTTATGGATTCAATTGGCCTGAACAGCGGCGGTGAAAGGTTGCAAGAAATACTAACGTCCTTTTCAGGTGACCTGATTGTCGTATGTGGACATATTCATCGAAATATTTCCACTCAGATTGGGGGCCATGCTGTTATGACCGCACCCTCGGTATGCAGCAGCTTTTTGTATAATATCCATCATGATGCCCCAGTTGGTTTTTTAAAACAGGAAGGCGGTATGTTACTGCACCGTTGGCATGAGGGCTTTAAGTCAATTCGAATTGAAGCAACACGAGGGGACGGACCTTTTGCATTTTAG
- a CDS encoding MMPL family transporter: protein MAEHPVASNLVMVFVVILGAITALGMPQKTFPDFTLDTVSISVSYPGASPTEIQESIVRPIEDQLAGIDGIDSITATISEGRGGLSVSFLRGSDIDEKTKEIKNEVDRITVFPEDANDPVVVQPNNSSRILEIALHGNASETVLKQEAERLKSELIMLDSISFVEVANTRDYEISIEVSRDALQSYGLTMNEIARAIRQNSLELPGGSIGTDTVSIPIRTKGRNYTQADFENIVVRTDNLGGEIYVRDVATVIDGFVDADLTASFNAENSVSINVFRVGDEQILTIVEDARNHLDTSFVPSLGPGLNATIWQNDAEGLQDRINLLVENAALGLALVVLCLALFLDIRLAFWSAVGIGVSFAATFIVLGALDLSINQISLFGFILAIGIVVDNAIVVSENIYQKGENGLSPVQAAVKGTQRIAIPVVFSTLTTIVAFWPLLQLPGTLGKFLADIPIVVMVVLALSLGQALFILPRNLSSLDVSPDYRPNLVFRFLGLIRSAVNGLLQWIIRYPLDAILRLTTKGFAILIPIALSVALMMGSVGLLIHGYVKFNFFPSIETDFVTASIEMNDGTTFAMTQRVAKDVQSAAMRAGKTMQSRLPNAAPPVIVGVNMVVGKGIGGGGPNGGSAAGGATLANVVVQITDPTIRTWDAKDFETVWREEVGQVASVNKLTVSAELIGAGDPVAVELSLPEGQDITPVVAELREKLSAIPGVFSIRDNNSSGRLEYELELKDEARIFGITIEDLAQQTRAGFFGVEATSFQRGADNVSVNVRFPMEQRDSLSDLLDTQIRTSDGYLIPLSTVAYVREGLAPTSILRRNGRQVTTVTADLDVSVATGREVNTLITRQILPLIKDSNPGLLVDLGGEQRTQGDAQAALSKALGIALFIIFALLALVFRSYVQPVVVMFAIPLGLIGAVTGHLILDIPLSLLSIFGIIGLAGVVINNSLVMVDVYNEFIGKGMETREAVIKGTKQRFRPILLTSLTTFLGVYPLIMETSLQAQFLIPLAVSIGYGVLIGTLIIVFTVPSIFMAQHHITSAIKAAIALSKPQKVSHVKSDETSLDEPETIRLVAAE, encoded by the coding sequence ATGGCGGAACACCCCGTTGCCTCGAACCTTGTTATGGTTTTTGTTGTCATTTTAGGTGCGATTACAGCACTTGGAATGCCGCAGAAAACCTTCCCTGACTTTACGCTTGATACAGTCAGCATTTCAGTAAGCTATCCCGGTGCTTCGCCCACTGAAATTCAGGAAAGCATTGTGCGCCCAATCGAAGATCAGCTTGCAGGTATTGATGGAATAGACAGTATCACTGCGACGATCAGCGAAGGGCGTGGCGGCCTTTCCGTTTCTTTTCTTCGAGGGTCGGACATTGATGAGAAGACCAAAGAAATAAAAAATGAGGTTGATCGGATTACTGTGTTCCCAGAGGACGCCAACGATCCCGTGGTTGTTCAACCTAACAACTCAAGCCGTATTCTTGAAATCGCCCTACACGGCAATGCCAGTGAGACCGTTCTGAAACAGGAAGCAGAGCGGCTCAAGAGCGAACTGATAATGTTAGACAGCATCAGCTTTGTTGAAGTTGCCAATACCAGAGATTATGAAATCTCAATTGAGGTCAGCCGAGATGCATTACAATCTTATGGCCTGACTATGAATGAGATCGCTAGGGCCATCCGGCAAAACTCATTAGAGCTTCCGGGTGGATCAATTGGAACCGATACAGTTTCAATACCTATTCGGACCAAGGGCCGGAATTATACACAGGCTGATTTTGAAAATATAGTTGTCCGCACTGACAATCTTGGCGGCGAGATTTATGTGCGCGATGTGGCCACGGTCATTGATGGCTTTGTCGATGCAGATCTTACAGCAAGTTTCAACGCTGAGAATTCTGTTTCAATCAATGTGTTTCGTGTCGGAGACGAACAAATTTTAACAATTGTTGAGGATGCACGTAATCATCTAGACACAAGCTTTGTCCCATCGCTCGGGCCAGGACTTAATGCAACAATTTGGCAAAACGACGCCGAGGGACTTCAGGATCGAATAAACCTTCTGGTGGAAAATGCGGCCCTTGGTTTGGCTCTTGTCGTATTATGCCTCGCGCTCTTTTTGGATATTAGGCTGGCTTTCTGGTCAGCCGTTGGAATAGGCGTGTCTTTCGCTGCAACCTTTATTGTTCTTGGGGCCCTTGATCTTTCAATCAATCAAATTTCCCTTTTTGGTTTTATCCTTGCGATTGGTATTGTGGTGGACAATGCGATTGTCGTCAGTGAAAACATTTACCAAAAAGGCGAGAACGGTTTAAGCCCCGTGCAAGCGGCTGTTAAAGGCACGCAAAGAATTGCAATCCCTGTGGTTTTTTCAACTTTGACCACAATCGTAGCCTTTTGGCCGCTGTTACAATTGCCGGGAACATTGGGGAAATTTCTTGCCGACATTCCGATTGTCGTCATGGTCGTTCTCGCACTTTCATTGGGACAGGCATTGTTTATTTTGCCGCGCAACCTGAGTTCTCTTGATGTCTCACCTGATTACCGTCCAAACCTCGTGTTTCGGTTTCTTGGGCTCATACGCAGCGCAGTGAATGGCCTGCTGCAGTGGATAATTCGCTATCCCCTAGATGCAATTTTACGGCTAACCACCAAAGGATTTGCGATCCTGATCCCAATCGCTTTATCGGTTGCCCTCATGATGGGTTCCGTTGGACTGTTGATCCATGGATATGTGAAATTTAACTTCTTTCCGTCAATCGAAACAGATTTTGTAACTGCCAGCATTGAGATGAATGATGGCACCACGTTTGCAATGACCCAACGCGTAGCCAAAGACGTACAATCAGCTGCGATGCGTGCGGGCAAGACCATGCAATCAAGGCTGCCCAACGCTGCCCCCCCTGTGATCGTTGGGGTGAATATGGTTGTTGGAAAAGGCATTGGCGGCGGTGGTCCTAACGGTGGTAGCGCCGCCGGCGGAGCAACGCTTGCCAATGTGGTTGTGCAAATTACCGACCCAACCATACGGACATGGGACGCCAAAGACTTTGAAACGGTCTGGCGTGAGGAAGTGGGCCAAGTAGCATCCGTCAACAAGCTCACTGTTTCCGCAGAGCTCATCGGCGCAGGTGATCCCGTTGCGGTCGAGCTTTCCTTGCCCGAGGGTCAGGACATTACCCCTGTGGTGGCTGAGCTTCGCGAAAAATTAAGTGCGATACCCGGCGTTTTCTCAATCCGCGATAACAATTCTTCAGGCCGCTTGGAATATGAGTTAGAGTTGAAAGATGAAGCCCGCATTTTTGGTATCACGATCGAAGACCTTGCCCAGCAAACGCGGGCCGGTTTCTTTGGGGTTGAGGCAACCAGCTTTCAGCGTGGGGCCGACAATGTATCTGTAAATGTTCGTTTCCCAATGGAACAACGCGATAGCCTTTCCGATTTACTGGATACGCAAATTCGCACATCTGACGGCTATTTAATACCACTTTCTACGGTCGCTTACGTTCGCGAAGGGCTTGCCCCGACGTCGATCCTTCGACGGAACGGTCGGCAGGTGACCACTGTGACAGCAGATCTAGATGTGTCAGTGGCAACGGGCAGAGAAGTCAATACATTGATAACCAGACAAATCCTTCCGCTGATCAAAGACAGTAACCCCGGCTTGCTTGTTGATCTTGGCGGTGAGCAACGCACACAAGGCGACGCACAAGCCGCTCTTAGTAAGGCGCTTGGCATAGCACTCTTTATTATTTTCGCACTGCTCGCACTCGTTTTCCGGTCTTACGTCCAACCAGTTGTGGTGATGTTTGCAATCCCGCTAGGCCTTATCGGCGCTGTCACGGGCCATTTGATATTGGATATACCTTTATCCCTACTGTCTATATTTGGGATCATCGGCTTGGCAGGAGTGGTGATCAATAACTCACTTGTAATGGTGGATGTTTATAATGAGTTCATCGGCAAGGGGATGGAAACACGTGAGGCAGTGATAAAGGGTACCAAACAGCGTTTTCGCCCGATCCTGCTGACGTCTCTGACCACATTCCTTGGGGTCTACCCTTTGATTATGGAAACATCACTGCAAGCGCAGTTCTTGATCCCTTTAGCTGTTTCTATTGGGTATGGGGTTCTCATTGGCACGTTGATTATAGTCTTTACTGTCCCATCAATTTTCATGGCGCAGCACCATATCACCTCCGCAATCAAAGCCGCTATTGCTCTTTCCAAACCTCAAAAGGTATCTCACGTAAAGAGCGATGAAACCAGCCTTGATGAGCCTGAAACAATTCGTCTTGTAGCGGCCGAGTAA
- a CDS encoding FAD-dependent oxidoreductase, translating to MRWRTAPSRRDHSRKIFTIQAFASMTRILTDEEQAALGNPEDWGLVPAMAFGGPTMRYTMDKRIIMRSFWGKRQSDIVSPSAYQRSRDLQIKQIRDRFPMLQSDPIVDTWTGQIGLTSNFAPGFGQVRENVWSAMIQNGVGMTKGTMSGRLAAEALNGIDSQLLQDIQAMGRPEQLPPQPILSMGIWAKVKWWEWTQRAER from the coding sequence ATGCGTTGGCGCACGGCCCCATCCCGGCGGGACCACTCACGCAAGATTTTCACAATTCAGGCTTTCGCCTCGATGACCCGTATTTTAACAGATGAGGAACAGGCAGCCCTAGGCAATCCCGAGGACTGGGGTTTGGTACCGGCAATGGCCTTTGGCGGGCCAACGATGCGGTACACGATGGATAAACGTATAATTATGCGAAGTTTCTGGGGAAAACGCCAAAGTGATATCGTTTCCCCAAGCGCCTATCAGCGATCACGCGATTTGCAAATAAAACAAATCCGAGACCGTTTTCCAATGTTACAAAGCGATCCAATCGTCGATACATGGACAGGTCAAATTGGTTTGACATCTAATTTTGCGCCAGGGTTTGGGCAAGTTCGGGAAAATGTCTGGTCAGCCATGATCCAAAATGGGGTCGGCATGACGAAAGGCACTATGTCTGGAAGGCTTGCAGCAGAGGCGCTTAACGGGATCGACAGCCAACTGCTTCAAGACATTCAAGCAATGGGTCGCCCGGAACAATTACCGCCCCAACCTATTTTGTCGATGGGTATTTGGGCCAAAGTGAAATGGTGGGAATGGACACAGCGAGCGGAAAGATAA
- a CDS encoding ABC transporter permease subunit translates to MTTIPSSLSQPVTSRWSFDFDRSLNTFAAWCLAIIWLLPLLYAVWTAFHPSEFETRFDIFAPLTLQNFVQAWNEAPFARYFFNTVILVTGIIAAQFFLCTLAAYAFARFTFPGRNILFTLVLLQLLVMPDILIVQNYQTMRAFGLIDTIAAIGLPYIASGFGIFLLRQTFMTVPKELDEAARIEGCSFLGVLWRVYIPLAKPTYLAYGLVSVSHHWNNFVWPLIVTNSVETRPLTVGLSIFAVTDSGIQWSVINAATLMTSGPLLIAFLLFQRQFVQSFIRAGIK, encoded by the coding sequence ATGACAACAATTCCTTCTTCTCTGTCTCAGCCTGTAACGTCTAGATGGTCTTTTGACTTCGACCGCTCTTTAAATACATTTGCAGCATGGTGTTTAGCGATCATATGGCTGCTACCACTTCTTTACGCTGTTTGGACCGCTTTTCATCCGAGCGAATTTGAAACGCGGTTTGATATCTTTGCACCCCTTACATTGCAAAACTTTGTTCAAGCCTGGAACGAAGCCCCATTTGCCAGATATTTCTTCAACACGGTGATTTTGGTTACTGGGATTATTGCTGCGCAGTTCTTTTTGTGCACGCTTGCCGCCTATGCTTTTGCCAGGTTTACCTTTCCAGGTCGCAACATTTTGTTCACACTGGTGTTGCTACAGCTTTTGGTCATGCCTGATATTCTGATTGTCCAAAACTACCAAACAATGCGCGCCTTTGGATTAATTGATACAATCGCAGCTATTGGTTTGCCCTATATCGCATCAGGATTTGGCATCTTCTTATTGCGGCAAACTTTTATGACTGTCCCCAAAGAGCTTGACGAAGCGGCGCGTATTGAGGGCTGTTCCTTTTTGGGCGTTTTATGGCGGGTCTATATTCCGCTAGCCAAACCAACCTATCTTGCTTATGGATTGGTTTCTGTAAGCCATCATTGGAATAATTTTGTATGGCCACTGATCGTAACAAATTCCGTCGAAACCCGCCCTCTTACTGTTGGCCTTTCAATATTTGCCGTAACAGATTCAGGCATTCAATGGTCTGTGATAAATGCTGCAACGTTGATGACATCAGGCCCATTGCTGATTGCCTTTTTACTCTTTCAACGACAGTTTGTGCAGAGCTTTATTCGCGCAGGGATAAAATAA
- a CDS encoding ABC transporter permease subunit — translation MRNSAKHQWIYAWLLLSPAMIFLITFTHYPAVQTVISSFFSTARGRRKSIFIGWDNYTNLLADEVFWKVLTNNFWYAVWTIPLSIILSLAMALWVNDKLRGRGFLRMAYFTPTVLPLIAVANIWLFFYTPGFGLIDQIRGLFGYAEQNWMGSPDTALYSMIAVAIWKEAGFFMIFYLAALQTIPPSLREAASIEGASKFYYFRRVAFPLLMPTTLFVSVNAVINSFRLVDHIFVMTEGGPNNASSLLLFYIYETAFNYWDTAYAATLTVVMLAILTTVAIGQFFFLDKKVHYK, via the coding sequence ATGAGAAATTCCGCAAAACATCAGTGGATATATGCTTGGTTATTGTTAAGCCCAGCGATGATTTTTCTAATCACTTTTACGCATTATCCAGCCGTGCAAACGGTCATCAGTTCATTTTTCTCTACGGCGCGTGGACGTCGAAAGTCTATCTTTATTGGTTGGGACAATTACACGAACCTTTTGGCTGATGAGGTGTTTTGGAAAGTACTTACAAATAACTTCTGGTATGCTGTTTGGACCATTCCCCTATCGATCATTCTATCTTTAGCAATGGCGTTATGGGTGAACGATAAACTGCGCGGTCGTGGTTTTTTGCGAATGGCATATTTCACTCCAACAGTTCTGCCATTGATTGCAGTCGCCAATATTTGGTTGTTCTTTTACACACCAGGGTTTGGCCTGATCGATCAAATTCGCGGTTTGTTTGGCTATGCTGAACAGAACTGGATGGGGTCACCAGACACGGCCTTATATTCCATGATCGCTGTAGCCATCTGGAAAGAAGCCGGATTTTTCATGATTTTTTATTTGGCGGCACTTCAGACGATTCCACCCTCTTTGCGAGAGGCCGCGTCTATCGAGGGCGCGAGTAAATTCTATTATTTCCGACGCGTTGCCTTCCCACTGTTGATGCCAACTACTTTGTTTGTTTCGGTAAATGCAGTGATTAATTCATTCCGCTTGGTGGACCATATCTTTGTGATGACAGAGGGAGGGCCAAACAATGCTTCTAGTCTTCTGCTATTTTACATTTATGAGACCGCGTTTAATTATTGGGACACGGCCTATGCGGCAACACTAACGGTGGTCATGCTGGCGATCTTGACAACCGTCGCAATTGGCCAATTCTTTTTTCTTGATAAAAAAGTGCACTACAAATGA
- a CDS encoding Na/Pi cotransporter family protein: MSEPFLIMFLLNVAGAVGLLIWAVRLVRTGVERGFSNSLGQWLRYSAKRRLLSVFSGISTALVLQSATAVALLAASFSAKGVLSPTSGLAMLLGADIGSALAAQLLLLKQSFFIPLLFVLGVTLFLRNKTGILRQTGRIFIGLALIFVALDMLRAATDPLLNNPSTQLVMQYLSQDLVTAFLIGAVFTWLVHSSVASVLLFVTLAAQSILPLMPASVMILGANLGGAFIAYTLMLSSPLDARKIAIANFTLRGGGAILVAILLASYPDILKMLGQETARQTINLHLGFNVLLATLALPVIGPCMRLLDMIMKHTSSNDKSSQVQSVLDPSLLDHPQRALGCSARELLNMGHRIEAMLSTSINLYARWNPEEAESLYKQDEEIENMHLELKLYLANLSENALSKDMAQRSLELASLSSHLEAASDSIARVMVPLASRLNMEGVSFSEEGLSEVTEFAERISNNVKIALDVMMNQNPEEARELILAKEKIRKTEQKLQKKHLARLQRGLVESIETSNIHQETLRALKQVNTSFSMIGYPILTRSGELLKSRLA; the protein is encoded by the coding sequence ATGAGCGAGCCATTTTTAATCATGTTTTTGTTGAATGTGGCCGGCGCTGTAGGATTGCTTATATGGGCTGTGCGACTGGTCAGAACGGGCGTGGAAAGAGGCTTTTCAAATTCTCTGGGACAATGGTTGCGATATTCAGCAAAACGCCGCCTGCTTTCTGTTTTTTCCGGTATTAGCACCGCGCTGGTTTTGCAAAGTGCAACAGCGGTTGCGTTGCTGGCAGCTAGCTTTTCAGCCAAAGGGGTTTTAAGCCCAACAAGCGGTTTGGCCATGCTATTGGGCGCAGATATTGGATCAGCGCTTGCAGCCCAGCTTTTGCTGCTCAAGCAATCCTTTTTCATTCCGTTGCTTTTTGTGTTGGGTGTAACTCTCTTTCTACGCAATAAAACTGGTATATTACGTCAAACTGGGCGAATATTCATTGGCTTGGCTTTAATTTTTGTAGCGCTTGATATGCTAAGGGCTGCAACCGACCCCTTGCTAAACAATCCCAGCACACAGTTGGTGATGCAGTATTTATCGCAGGATTTAGTGACTGCCTTTTTGATTGGCGCAGTGTTCACCTGGCTGGTTCATTCAAGCGTTGCCTCTGTCCTTTTGTTTGTCACTTTAGCCGCGCAATCAATACTGCCTTTGATGCCGGCCAGTGTGATGATTTTGGGCGCCAATCTAGGCGGGGCATTTATTGCGTATACACTAATGCTTTCCTCACCCTTGGATGCGCGCAAAATTGCGATCGCAAATTTTACATTGCGAGGAGGCGGCGCGATCCTTGTGGCAATTTTGCTTGCAAGTTACCCAGACATTTTAAAAATGCTCGGGCAGGAAACTGCGCGGCAAACCATTAACCTTCATCTGGGTTTTAATGTGCTTCTGGCAACATTGGCGTTGCCAGTGATTGGCCCGTGTATGCGACTGCTTGATATGATCATGAAGCATACATCTAGTAATGATAAATCTTCACAGGTCCAAAGTGTTTTAGACCCGTCATTATTGGATCATCCGCAAAGGGCTTTGGGGTGTTCAGCACGTGAATTACTCAACATGGGCCATCGAATTGAAGCCATGTTATCCACTAGCATCAATTTATATGCCCGGTGGAACCCAGAAGAGGCAGAAAGTCTATACAAGCAGGATGAAGAGATAGAAAACATGCACCTAGAACTAAAGCTCTATCTTGCAAATTTAAGTGAAAACGCACTTTCAAAGGATATGGCACAGCGCTCTTTGGAACTTGCGTCACTTTCCAGCCATCTAGAGGCCGCATCAGACTCAATCGCTCGTGTGATGGTGCCCCTCGCCTCTCGTTTGAATATGGAAGGTGTGAGTTTCTCTGAAGAAGGTCTTTCGGAAGTAACCGAGTTTGCAGAGCGCATCTCAAACAATGTCAAAATAGCACTTGATGTTATGATGAACCAGAACCCAGAAGAAGCCAGAGAACTAATTTTGGCAAAAGAAAAAATACGCAAAACCGAACAAAAGCTGCAAAAGAAACATCTGGCAAGGCTTCAAAGGGGCTTGGTTGAGAGCATCGAAACAAGCAATATTCACCAAGAAACCCTACGAGCATTGAAACAGGTTAACACATCATTTTCGATGATTGGGTATCCTATTTTGACAAGAAGCGGCGAATTGTTAAAAAGCCGTCTGGCTTAA